The following are encoded in a window of Solibacillus sp. FSL R7-0668 genomic DNA:
- a CDS encoding DUF4230 domain-containing protein: MSKKEKALTQFEDALKELKKGEEESAATSVVGPSRGNINISGTLFKLVFKYWGVKILMILLILIVIAFGIIWSFSGSTYKKESTTFVEQIHELATLATAEAHVKVVIEEEDNKVFGKDIPVNFPGTKRELLLIVPATVTAGIDMKEITSNDIQVDEKEKLLEINVPRATLLQEPAIQMDRVQTFSDEGLFRGEMKWDEGFNLAAEAQQKIKDEAIEMGLLTSAEKNAEKALKSFFSNLGYTVELTFK, encoded by the coding sequence ATGAGTAAAAAAGAAAAAGCATTAACACAATTTGAGGATGCACTAAAAGAGCTTAAAAAAGGCGAAGAAGAAAGTGCTGCTACTAGTGTCGTAGGACCAAGTAGAGGCAACATCAATATTTCAGGCACACTATTTAAGCTAGTTTTTAAATATTGGGGCGTAAAGATTCTCATGATTCTATTGATCCTCATAGTCATTGCCTTTGGAATCATTTGGTCATTCTCCGGGAGTACATATAAAAAGGAAAGCACAACTTTTGTAGAGCAAATTCACGAATTAGCTACGTTAGCAACTGCAGAGGCACATGTAAAGGTCGTCATTGAGGAAGAGGATAATAAGGTGTTCGGTAAAGATATTCCGGTCAATTTCCCAGGCACAAAGAGAGAGCTCTTATTAATCGTTCCAGCCACAGTTACAGCAGGTATTGATATGAAGGAAATCACTTCCAATGATATACAGGTTGACGAGAAGGAAAAGCTATTAGAAATCAATGTACCACGGGCAACGCTTCTACAAGAGCCTGCCATTCAGATGGATCGCGTCCAAACCTTCTCAGACGAGGGGCTATTCCGTGGAGAAATGAAATGGGATGAAGGTTTTAACCTAGCAGCAGAAGCACAGCAAAAAATTAAAGATGAAGCGATTGAAATGGGTTTACTCACATCTGCCGAAAAAAATGCAGAGAAAGCCCTTAAAAGTTTCTTTAGCAATCTTGGCTATACTGTGGAGCTTACATTTAAATAA
- the nadE gene encoding ammonia-dependent NAD(+) synthetase: MSLQQQIIEELKVLPQIDVEQEIRRSIDFLKDYAKKHTFVKGFVLGISGGQDSTLTGKLTQLAVDELNAEAAEAKYSFWAVRLPYGVQADERDCQDALDYIQPTKIYTVNIKEAVDASVRALADAGIELSDFAKGNEKARERMKVQFSIAAMNGAVVLGTDHAAEAITGFYTKFGDGGADLMPIFRLNKRQGRQILKHLDCPVHLYDKVPTADLEENRPSLPDEVALGVTYEQIDDYLEGKEIPEQARETLEGHYKRSMHKRHLPITVFDDFWK; this comes from the coding sequence GTGTCGTTACAACAACAAATTATCGAAGAATTAAAGGTATTACCACAAATTGATGTCGAGCAAGAAATTCGCCGTTCGATTGATTTTTTAAAGGATTATGCGAAAAAGCATACCTTTGTTAAAGGTTTTGTTTTAGGGATTAGCGGTGGACAGGACTCAACGCTAACAGGGAAACTAACGCAGCTAGCGGTGGATGAATTAAACGCCGAAGCTGCTGAAGCAAAGTACTCCTTTTGGGCGGTGCGTTTGCCTTATGGTGTACAAGCCGATGAGCGAGATTGTCAGGACGCGCTTGATTATATTCAGCCGACAAAAATTTATACAGTGAATATTAAAGAAGCGGTGGATGCGAGTGTTCGCGCATTAGCGGATGCGGGTATCGAATTGAGTGATTTTGCAAAGGGTAATGAAAAAGCTCGTGAACGCATGAAGGTGCAGTTTTCGATTGCTGCGATGAATGGTGCGGTTGTTTTGGGAACCGATCATGCTGCGGAAGCAATTACAGGATTCTACACGAAGTTTGGCGATGGGGGCGCGGATTTAATGCCGATTTTCCGTCTGAATAAACGCCAAGGTCGCCAAATTTTAAAGCATCTGGATTGCCCAGTTCATTTATACGATAAAGTACCAACGGCCGATTTAGAAGAAAATCGCCCGTCTTTACCGGATGAGGTAGCTTTAGGTGTAACGTATGAGCAAATTGATGATTACTTAGAGGGTAAAGAAATTCCCGAACAAGCACGCGAAACATTAGAAGGTCACTATAAACGCTCGATGCACAAGCGTCATTTACCGATTACAGTGTTTGATGATTTTTGGAAGTAA
- a CDS encoding nicotinate phosphoribosyltransferase, with the protein MAEKYVDDSLALHTDLYQINMAESYWADGIHNRKAVFELYFRKLPFGNGYAVFAGLERMLDYLKNFKLSETDIAYLRDELHYEADFIEYLKTIRFTGSMYSMVEGELVFANEPIVRIEAPLVEAQLIETALLNIVNYQTLIATKASRIKQVVHDEVAMEFGTRRAQEMDAAIWGARASIIGGFESTSNVRAGKLFNIPVAGTHAHALVQAYKNDYDAFHSYAKRHKDCVFLVDTYNTLKSGVPTAIKVAKELGDKINFIGIRLDSGDIAFLSKEARRMLDEAGFPNAKVVVSNDLDEYTILNLKSQGARVDSWGIGTKLITAYDQPALGAVYKMVSIENANGEMEDTIKISANAEKVTTPGLKKVYRIINKKNGKSEGDYITMADENPQNESRIKMFHPVHTFVSKFVTNFEAKELHQLAIDQGKVVYENPALMDIRQYAKDNLELLWDEYKRSLNPEEYPVDLSQKCWDNKMRNIREVRDMVAELEQN; encoded by the coding sequence ATGGCAGAAAAGTATGTAGACGATAGCTTAGCTTTGCATACAGACTTATATCAAATCAATATGGCAGAAAGTTATTGGGCAGATGGTATTCATAATCGTAAAGCTGTATTCGAACTGTATTTTAGGAAGTTACCATTCGGCAATGGCTATGCGGTATTCGCAGGATTAGAACGTATGCTAGATTATTTGAAGAACTTTAAATTGAGCGAAACGGATATTGCGTATTTACGTGATGAGCTGCATTATGAAGCGGACTTTATTGAGTACTTAAAAACCATTCGTTTTACAGGTTCGATGTATTCAATGGTAGAAGGGGAGCTTGTTTTTGCAAACGAGCCAATTGTACGTATTGAAGCACCGCTTGTAGAAGCGCAACTTATCGAAACGGCACTGCTTAATATCGTGAACTATCAAACGTTGATTGCGACAAAAGCGAGTCGTATCAAGCAGGTTGTACATGATGAGGTGGCGATGGAATTCGGTACGCGTCGTGCGCAGGAGATGGATGCAGCGATTTGGGGAGCGCGCGCATCGATCATTGGTGGCTTTGAATCCACTTCGAATGTCCGTGCCGGTAAGCTATTTAATATTCCGGTTGCGGGAACGCATGCACATGCATTAGTACAGGCATACAAAAATGATTATGATGCTTTTCACTCCTATGCAAAACGTCATAAAGATTGTGTGTTTTTAGTGGATACGTACAATACGCTCAAATCGGGTGTACCAACAGCGATTAAAGTAGCAAAAGAGTTAGGGGATAAAATTAACTTCATCGGAATTCGTTTAGACAGTGGGGACATAGCCTTCCTATCAAAAGAGGCGCGTCGTATGCTAGATGAAGCGGGATTCCCGAATGCCAAAGTGGTCGTTTCAAATGATTTAGATGAATATACGATATTGAATTTAAAATCACAGGGCGCACGTGTGGATTCTTGGGGGATTGGCACAAAACTGATTACCGCTTATGATCAACCTGCTTTAGGTGCAGTTTATAAAATGGTATCAATTGAAAATGCAAACGGTGAAATGGAAGATACAATCAAAATTTCAGCCAATGCCGAAAAAGTAACAACGCCAGGATTGAAGAAGGTGTACCGTATTATTAATAAGAAAAACGGTAAATCTGAAGGGGATTATATTACGATGGCGGATGAAAATCCACAGAATGAAAGTCGAATTAAAATGTTCCACCCGGTGCATACATTCGTATCGAAATTTGTGACGAACTTTGAAGCAAAAGAGCTGCATCAGTTAGCGATTGATCAAGGGAAAGTGGTTTACGAAAATCCAGCATTAATGGACATTCGTCAGTATGCAAAAGATAATTTAGAGCTCTTATGGGATGAATACAAGCGTTCATTAAATCCGGAAGAATACCCGGTAGACTTAAGCCAAAAATGCTGGGATAACAAAATGCGTAATATTAGGGAAGTACGCGATATGGTAGCAGAACTCGAACAAAATTAA
- a CDS encoding P-II family nitrogen regulator, translated as MKKIEAIIRPEVFAKVREGLALEGIDGLSISEIAGAGRQEGRIGLFRGNSYSMEFSQKLKLEMIVDNAKVQAIIDVLLREASTGEVGDGKIFIYPVEQAIRIRTKELGSIAID; from the coding sequence TTGAAAAAAATCGAAGCAATCATTCGTCCTGAAGTGTTCGCAAAAGTTCGTGAAGGGTTGGCTCTTGAAGGTATCGATGGTTTGAGCATTTCTGAAATTGCAGGTGCAGGTCGTCAAGAGGGGCGCATCGGATTATTCCGTGGAAATTCGTATTCTATGGAGTTCTCACAAAAATTAAAGCTTGAGATGATTGTTGACAACGCGAAGGTGCAAGCAATCATCGATGTATTATTACGCGAAGCCTCAACAGGTGAAGTAGGAGATGGTAAAATTTTCATCTACCCTGTAGAACAGGCTATTCGTATTCGCACAAAAGAACTTGGCTCAATCGCCATCGACTAA
- a CDS encoding ammonium transporter, with protein sequence MTNEALELSINLVWVMLGAFFVFFMHAGFAMVEAGFTRSKNAVNILMKNVLTISIGGIVYFAVGFAIMFGDSAGGFIGTTGFALSGVEDVAFFVFQAMFAATCATIISGAVAERTNIVFYMALVVVMTAIVYPIVGHWVWQGNGWLTALGFVDFAGSTVVHLTGAVGALVVAAMVGPRIGKYAKGVVNVIPGHSIPLGALGVFILWLGWYGFNGASTLAADPSSVPGVIANTFLSASAGVIATAIYTRFRYGYIDGSLTLNGALAGLVSITAGAANLSILGAISAGFIGGIILVEAVRFVEHKLRVDDPVGAVAVHGVAGIWGTLAVGLFDVTGGGLFYGGGATLLGVQALGVAAVITWTASTVAIATLVIKAFIPLRVTSEEEIEGLDIAEHGAYAYEMQDMFTGVTKSNDSFAQRLTNLGKTPSNTQVQEKRV encoded by the coding sequence ATGACAAACGAAGCGTTAGAACTGTCAATTAATTTAGTTTGGGTGATGCTCGGTGCATTTTTTGTATTCTTCATGCACGCAGGTTTTGCCATGGTAGAGGCTGGATTTACCCGCTCTAAAAATGCTGTAAATATTTTAATGAAAAACGTGTTAACGATTTCAATTGGCGGTATCGTTTATTTTGCAGTAGGTTTCGCTATTATGTTCGGTGATAGCGCTGGTGGATTTATCGGAACGACTGGTTTTGCCCTGAGTGGTGTAGAGGATGTCGCATTCTTTGTATTCCAAGCTATGTTTGCAGCAACTTGCGCCACAATTATCTCGGGCGCGGTTGCAGAGCGTACAAACATCGTCTTTTATATGGCTTTAGTCGTTGTCATGACTGCCATTGTCTATCCGATCGTCGGTCACTGGGTATGGCAAGGGAACGGCTGGCTAACCGCTTTAGGTTTTGTGGATTTTGCAGGCTCTACTGTCGTGCACTTAACGGGTGCAGTTGGTGCATTAGTAGTCGCTGCAATGGTCGGTCCGCGTATCGGTAAGTACGCAAAAGGTGTGGTGAACGTTATTCCTGGTCACTCGATTCCACTTGGTGCGTTAGGTGTATTTATCCTATGGCTAGGTTGGTATGGATTTAACGGGGCATCTACATTAGCTGCTGATCCCTCTTCTGTTCCTGGTGTTATTGCCAATACATTTTTATCCGCTTCAGCTGGTGTTATCGCAACAGCCATCTATACACGCTTCCGTTACGGCTACATCGACGGTTCTTTAACATTAAACGGTGCATTAGCTGGTTTAGTTAGTATTACAGCGGGTGCTGCGAACTTAAGTATCCTTGGCGCAATTTCTGCAGGCTTTATTGGCGGCATCATCTTAGTAGAAGCTGTTCGTTTTGTTGAGCATAAATTACGCGTTGATGACCCAGTAGGTGCGGTAGCTGTACACGGCGTCGCAGGTATTTGGGGTACATTAGCAGTTGGTCTATTCGATGTTACCGGCGGTGGGTTATTCTATGGCGGCGGTGCGACATTATTAGGCGTTCAAGCACTTGGTGTTGCAGCAGTTATCACTTGGACTGCGAGTACAGTAGCAATTGCCACATTGGTTATTAAAGCCTTCATTCCATTACGTGTAACGAGCGAGGAAGAAATCGAAGGCTTAGATATCGCAGAACACGGGGCATACGCATATGAAATGCAGGATATGTTTACAGGTGTCACAAAATCCAATGATAGCTTCGCGCAGCGCTTAACAAACTTAGGCAAAACGCCAAGTAATACACAGGTGCAAGAAAAGCGTGTTTAA